A single window of Colletes latitarsis isolate SP2378_abdomen chromosome 11, iyColLati1, whole genome shotgun sequence DNA harbors:
- the Maf1 gene encoding repressor of RNA polymerase III transcription Maf1 has translation MKLLESTRFEAINSALSIKTGDSKIIGRIESYSCKMAGNDKQLYKRFNAEQGFTPHDLQALSPPQTSLGTSPAQSRSVSGDEDGPLCDTISRKTLFYLIATLNSAFHPDYDFSDAKSHEFSKEPSLTWVMNAVDSNLSATAGDHYRTLRTALWAAVDDEISLSECDIYSYNPDFVSDPFGEDGCLWSFNYFFYNKKLKRIVFFTCRAINPLYVLDSGVGSDFAMDEDEDRY, from the exons ATGAAGTTGCTGGAGAGTACACGTTTCGAAGCTATAAACAGTGCCTTGTCCATCAAGACCGGAGACAGCAAAATAATAGGCAG AATAGAAAGTTACTCCTGCAAAATGGCTGGAAATGATAAACAGCTGTATAAACGTTTTAATGCAGAGCAAGGATTTACTCCACACGATCTTCAAGCTTTATCACCACCACAAACCTCTTTGGGGACATCACCTGCTCAAAG TCGCAGTGTTTCTGGCGATGAAGATGGTCCATTGTGCGACACAATCAGTAGAAAAACATTATTCTATTTGATTGCCACTTTGAATTCAGCTTTCCACCCAGATTATGATTTTTCTGATGCTAAGAGCCATGAATTCAGCAAAGAACCAAGCTTAACATGGGTCATGAATGCTGTAGACAGCAATTTGAGTGCAACTGCAGGAGATCATTATCGCACCCTTCGAACAGCCCTTTGGGCGGCCGTCGATGATGAAATATCATTAAGCGAATGTGATATTTATAG TTACAATCCAGACTTTGTGTCTGACCCTTTTGGAGAAGATGGATGCTTATGGTCCTTTAATTATTTCTTCTACAATAAGAAATTGAAACGCATTGTGTTCTTCACATGCAGAGCAATAAA TCCTCTCTACGTACTAGATTCCGGAGTTGGCAGTGACTTTGCCATGGATGAAGATGAAGATAGATACtaa
- the Cyld gene encoding ubiquitin carboxyl-terminal hydrolase CYLD, with product MEKRNTGSKEDRQVLHYYVAKQNTILTRMSGECVKNVNTLRLGMLVEALEDLGDSALRVHVNDTTGSEIWRGTEWRCHKFDLISVSSDVWKFLPAVSVPQERVHLANHKLLCKELMGLMIDDTIWYCPDPQGHTKYLAVIKYIGPVPQLGQGYYFGLDLLEGQESSKTALLSKEYFVSIHSEGRFATLSNIFPLKPEGPTGLGNSDKNFFLKTNSGNNYVNDKKKSTLDSTPSVLLEKFSTFDDNKNNNRDQRPLSIECLQSAKSMTLENDSNVTKNTNIHAYTQSGNTPERNENKKFGRVENTDLIIGSNVKILLDSDIHYGVIRWIGTPADITPGKLMAAVELDESHPSGTDGTYKGVRYFHCRPYRAIFTDLEQCSRYDTVVAKINDPAVPINTDNFGNMESSVIVGMVRPISVKGNLESICGKYRGIQGHHNSCYLDATLFSMFTFTSVFDNLLFRPPNEKDCPQYEEVQRVLREEIVNPLRKNMFVRADHVMKLRTLLEKLSSVSGLTSEEKDPEEFLTSLVAQILNAEPFLKLSSGQDAYHYQLFVEKDDHLNLPTVQQLLEQSFLTSNIRLKEVPSCLIIQMPRFGKSFKMYPKIQPTLLLDVTDIIEDSPRQCTVCGKLAEFECKECYGQCGVGLESIAFCLQCLEKVHRHERRTNHEPKKLVVPMEFAILQEHCPVPRLYLELSAVVCIETSHYVCFVKCGSGSEAPWCFFDSMADRKGEQNGYNIPEMVPCPDFPYWLSEEGGNYLTELTDDRHLPEHAKRLLCDAYMCMYQSPDVMMYK from the exons ATGGAGAAACGGAATACCGGTAGCAAAGAGGACCGTCAGGTCCTTCACTATTACGTTGCCAAGCAAAACACCATTCTAACGCGTATGTCGGGCGAATGCGTTAAGAATGTCAATACGTTACGTCTCGGTATGCTGGTAGAAGCGCTCGAAGATCTGGGAGACAGTGCACTCAGAGTACACGTGAATGACACGACAGGATCGGAAATTTGGCGCGGCACTGAATGGCGTTGTCACAAGTTTGACTTGATCTCTGTCTCGTCGGATGTATGGAAGTTTCTACCTGCAGTATCTGTACCTCAAGAAAGAGTTCACTTGGCCAACCACAAACTGTTATGCAAAGAACTCATGGGCTTGATGATAGATGATACTATTTGGTATTGTCCTGATCCTCAAGGACATACCAAGTATCTAGCCGTTATTAAATATATTGGACCTGTGCCACAGCTTGGTCAAGGATATTACTTTGGCCTTGATTTGTTG GAAGGCCAAGAATCGTCTAAAACAGCCTTGCTAAGCAAGGAATACTTTGTCTCTATTCATTCGGAAGGAAGGTTTGCTACATTGagtaatatttttccattaaaACCTGAAGGTCCCACAGGTCTTGGAAACTCTGATAAAA ATTTCTTTTTGAAAACAAATTCAGGAAATAATTACGTGAACGATAAAAAAAAGTCTACGTTAGACTCCACGCCATCTGTCCTTTTAGAGAAATTTTCTACATTCGATGACAATAAAAACAATAACAGAGATCAACGACCTCTATCGATAGAATGTCTACAATCGGCAAAATCAATGACACTCGAAAACGATAGCAATGTAACTAAAAACACAAATATCCATGCGTACACACAATCTG GTAATACACCAGAAAGGAATGAAAACAAGAAGTTCGGACGGGTAGAAAATACAGATTTAATCATAGGTTCCAATGTAAAAATTCTTTTGGACTCTGATATACACTATGGAGTTATTCGTTGGATCGGAACACCCGCTGATATTACTCCCGGTAAATTAATGGCAGCTGTAGAACTG GATGAGAGTCATCCATCAGGTACTGATGGAACCTACAAAGGTGTAAGGTATTTCCACTGTCGACCTTACAGAGCTATTTTCACAGATCTTGAACAATGTTCTCGTTATGATACAGTGGTT GCAAAAATTAACGATCCAGCAGTACCAATAAATACAGATAATTTTGGAAATATGGAAAGCTCCGTCATTGTCGGTATGGTACGTCCTATTTCCGTTAAAGGAAACCTGGAAAGTATTTGTGGGAAATATAGAGGAATTCAAGGTcatcataattcatgttacttgGATGCCACTCTTTTTAGCATGTTTACGTTTACTAGTGTATTTGATAATCTCCTATTTag ACCTCCGAACGAAAAAGATTGCCCGCAATACGAGGAAGTGCAAAGGGTATTGCGCGAAGAGATAGTAAATCCACTTAGAAAAAATATGTTTGTCAGAGCAGATCATGTAATGAAACTTCGAACTTTACTTGAAAAATTGTCATCAGTATCCGGACTTACTAGTGAAGAGAAAG ATCCCGAAGAATTTTTAACCTCATTGGTTGCTCAAATTTTAAACGCCGAGCCGTTTCTCAAGCTAAGTTCTGGACAGGATGCATATCACTACCAACTTTTTGTTGAAAAAGACGATCATTTGAATCTACCAACTGTACAACAATTATTAGAACAAAGTTTTCTCACGAGTAACATAAGATTGAAAGAAGTCCCATCCTGTCTCATTATACAGATGCCTCGATTTGGAAAGTCGTTCAAAATGTATCCAAAGATACAACCCACTCTGTTGCTTGATGTAACAGACATAATTGAAGATT CTCCCAGACAGTGTACCGTTTGTGGGAAACTAGCAGAGTTTGAATGCAAAGAATGTTACGGACAATGCGGCGTTGGACTCGAGAGTATTGCCTTCTGTTTGCAGTGTTTAGAGAag gTACATCGTCACGAACGAAGGACGAATCACGAACCAAAGAAACTAGTAGTACCAATGGAGTTTGCTATCTTACAAGAACATTGTCCCGTCCCACGATTGTATCTGGAATTATCAGCAGTAGTTTGTATCGAAACGTCTCATTACGTGTGTTTCGTGAAATGTGGTTCTGGTTCAGAAGCACCGTGGTGTTTCTTCGACTCTATGGCTGATAGAAAAG GAGAACAAAATGGTTACAACATACCAGAAATGGTTCCGTGTCCTGATTTTCCATATTGGCTAAGCGAAGAAGGTGGAAATTATCTGACTGAATTAACGGATGACCGTCATTTACCGGAACATGCAAAACGGCTCTTGTGTGACGCTTACATGTGCATGTATCAATCCCCAGATGTTATGATGTACAAATAA